One genomic segment of Spirochaetota bacterium includes these proteins:
- the recJ gene encoding single-stranded-DNA-specific exonuclease RecJ gives MGAPREEQDIITELCFRLGLDPVIAQLLVRRGLSDAMETDAYINPSLAMLHSPFLMEGMADAVVRLDKAVMGGERIGIFADSDLDGLSALAVMERLLDTIGARADRVIRYPVENEDYGLNMRSVEDFNTEKVSLLVTLDSGIRDVAEVCRARGLGMDVLICDHHEPGDVLPDAIIINPKIKTCHYPFRELAGVGVAFKLCCAMLYAREADYNRRFLIISEEDGAVYVSKIRNMVIESSGRFQKPLDAGSIGLADCDIVLHHGLDGDFVEYLRAAGCAAAEHFLSFIEPEGETDRALTIDDWCDAYSIRSDLYASSAGLLNRLFLERCYGNATALAGFAKSSLDLVALGSIADIMPLTDENRILVRHGLDALGNTKHAGLRLLLEKNGWGLTARDVAWKIAPFLNTPGRYGKSRLLSRFFLEREESKLKKVIDEMTDMNERRKDELAVLYARLYEECRTGGMHRAGDGMYFVCDSEVPDGLCGLLANRLADAFKRPVIVVALAEGRDVVKGSGRASGSFDFFSRVAPLSSLFEKIGGHPQAFGFSIRTDRLDDARSAIASGLECAPLHGTERDLPVFADVRPDRIADINTDFVDSLRIFEPVGHRNEEPLFLSRGFRVAAFRAIGAGRTHGKFILEGPGRIEAVGWGMAGEMAEAAKKGAVDLLYTLSINEYRGERKPQMLIKSISDGKSESDEAKRDIRGPDNNCI, from the coding sequence ATGGGAGCTCCCCGCGAGGAACAGGATATCATCACGGAGTTGTGCTTCAGGCTCGGCCTGGATCCGGTGATCGCCCAGCTGCTCGTTCGTCGCGGACTCTCGGACGCGATGGAAACTGATGCGTATATCAATCCCAGTCTGGCCATGCTGCACAGCCCCTTCCTGATGGAAGGAATGGCGGATGCCGTCGTCCGCCTGGATAAGGCCGTTATGGGCGGCGAGCGGATCGGCATCTTCGCCGATTCCGACCTCGACGGGCTTTCGGCACTGGCGGTGATGGAAAGGCTCCTCGATACGATCGGCGCGCGGGCGGACCGTGTGATACGCTACCCCGTTGAAAACGAAGATTACGGCCTGAACATGCGTTCGGTCGAGGATTTTAACACCGAAAAGGTATCGCTCCTCGTTACGCTCGATTCGGGTATCCGCGATGTCGCCGAGGTTTGCCGGGCGCGCGGACTCGGCATGGATGTACTGATATGTGACCATCACGAGCCCGGCGATGTGCTGCCGGATGCGATTATAATCAATCCCAAAATAAAGACCTGCCACTATCCCTTCCGGGAGCTTGCGGGAGTGGGTGTGGCCTTCAAGCTGTGCTGTGCGATGCTGTATGCGCGTGAGGCGGATTACAACCGGCGATTTCTGATCATATCCGAAGAGGATGGCGCGGTATACGTTTCCAAAATACGCAATATGGTGATCGAGTCGTCCGGGAGGTTTCAAAAGCCGCTGGATGCCGGCTCAATCGGGCTTGCCGACTGCGATATAGTTCTGCATCATGGCCTTGACGGCGATTTCGTTGAATATCTGCGCGCTGCGGGGTGCGCTGCGGCCGAGCACTTCCTCAGTTTCATCGAACCGGAGGGCGAGACCGATCGGGCGCTTACCATAGATGACTGGTGCGACGCTTATTCGATAAGGTCCGACCTGTATGCGAGCAGCGCCGGGCTGCTCAACCGGCTTTTCCTAGAGCGATGTTACGGAAACGCGACCGCGCTGGCGGGATTCGCGAAATCGTCGCTCGATCTTGTGGCCCTGGGCAGTATCGCCGACATCATGCCGCTGACGGACGAAAACAGGATACTGGTGCGCCACGGGCTCGATGCGCTTGGCAACACGAAACATGCGGGACTGCGCCTGCTGCTCGAAAAAAACGGCTGGGGATTGACGGCGCGCGACGTGGCGTGGAAGATAGCCCCCTTTCTCAACACGCCGGGTCGGTATGGTAAAAGCCGCCTGCTATCCCGCTTTTTTCTTGAGCGTGAAGAAAGCAAGTTGAAGAAAGTCATTGACGAAATGACCGATATGAACGAGAGGCGCAAGGACGAGCTTGCCGTCCTGTATGCGCGGCTTTACGAAGAGTGTCGTACGGGCGGCATGCACCGCGCCGGGGACGGAATGTATTTCGTATGCGATTCCGAGGTTCCCGACGGCCTGTGCGGCCTGCTGGCCAACCGGCTCGCCGACGCGTTCAAGCGGCCGGTGATCGTGGTCGCGCTTGCCGAAGGGCGCGACGTGGTGAAGGGGTCGGGAAGGGCGAGCGGGAGTTTCGATTTTTTTTCGCGCGTCGCTCCTTTGTCGTCGCTTTTCGAAAAAATAGGAGGGCATCCCCAGGCGTTCGGCTTCTCGATCCGGACTGACAGGCTTGACGACGCCCGCAGCGCCATAGCCTCCGGACTGGAGTGCGCACCGCTGCACGGAACAGAGCGGGACCTTCCCGTATTCGCTGATGTCCGGCCGGACAGGATTGCGGATATAAATACTGATTTTGTGGATTCCCTCCGTATTTTCGAACCGGTCGGCCACCGGAACGAGGAGCCGCTTTTTCTGTCGCGCGGATTTCGTGTCGCCGCTTTCAGGGCCATCGGTGCGGGGCGAACGCACGGAAAGTTCATATTAGAGGGCCCCGGAAGGATTGAGGCGGTCGGCTGGGGAATGGCCGGCGAAATGGCGGAAGCGGCGAAAAAAGGTGCGGTGGATCTATTATATACCCTTTCCATAAATGAGTATCGCGGGGAACGGAAACCGCAGATGCTCATAAAAAGCATTTCGGATGGTAAAAGCGAGTCCGACGAGGCAAAACGGGATATTCGCGGCCCGGATAATAATTGTATTTGA
- a CDS encoding STAS domain-containing protein, translating into MNIEVKENDAQVSVIVNGDIEMMTIKDFKEKLLGLGQVTEKDIELDLANVEYIDSSGVGVLISLLKLQKKKGRALKIRKASTKVLNVLKLSSLSDVFEL; encoded by the coding sequence ATGAACATCGAAGTAAAAGAAAATGACGCCCAGGTGAGCGTTATTGTAAACGGCGACATTGAGATGATGACCATCAAGGATTTCAAGGAAAAGCTCCTCGGTCTCGGCCAGGTGACCGAGAAGGACATCGAGCTTGACCTTGCAAATGTTGAATATATCGATTCCTCGGGCGTCGGTGTGCTGATAAGCCTGCTCAAGCTCCAGAAGAAAAAGGGAAGGGCGCTCAAAATACGAAAGGCCAGCACCAAGGTGCTGAACGTGCTCAAGCTGAGCTCGCTTTCGGACGTTTTTGAACTGTAA
- the ispF gene encoding 2-C-methyl-D-erythritol 2,4-cyclodiphosphate synthase, which translates to MRVGIGFDVHAFAENRRLVLGGVGFDYPLGLLGHSDADVLLHAVIDALLGAASLGDIGGLFPDSDPSLQGAGSLDLLKQVFELLTGRGVKIINIDSVVICEKPKISPHVDAMKTAISRALGGLSPERIGIKGKSTEGLGFTGRREGIAAQAVALVRLD; encoded by the coding sequence GTGCGCGTGGGAATCGGCTTTGACGTTCATGCTTTCGCGGAGAACAGGAGGCTCGTTCTCGGGGGTGTGGGCTTCGATTACCCGCTTGGCCTTCTCGGCCACTCCGACGCGGACGTACTGCTTCATGCCGTTATCGACGCGCTCCTGGGCGCGGCCTCGCTGGGAGACATAGGTGGGCTTTTCCCCGATTCCGATCCATCCCTGCAGGGCGCCGGCAGTCTCGATCTTCTGAAACAGGTGTTCGAACTCCTCACCGGGCGCGGCGTAAAAATCATCAATATCGATTCGGTCGTGATCTGCGAAAAGCCGAAAATCTCGCCGCATGTCGACGCCATGAAGACGGCGATCTCGCGCGCGCTCGGGGGACTATCGCCCGAGCGGATAGGTATCAAGGGGAAATCAACCGAGGGGCTCGGTTTCACCGGACGTCGCGAAGGAATAGCCGCCCAGGCCGTGGCGCTGGTCAGGCTGGACTGA